A region of the Candidatus Hydrogenedentota bacterium genome:
CCGTACCGGCGTTTCCACACCACGGGCATGACGCAGCCCGCGGTCCAGGGGGCGTGTTCCCCGGTGAGCACGGTGTCGGCGAGCACCTCGTTGGACGGGTCGGTGTGCATGTAGTAGCACTCCGACCGCATGGTGAAGTCGGGGATGCCGGCCATGACCGGGTCGTCCGGCCGCGTGACCCGCACGGTGTAGTCCAGGATGCCGCCGGGGTGGGCGACGAACTGGCCGCCGGTCATGAACTGGTAGTCCGTGCTGTTGCGGAAGGCGTCGCCCATGCCGCCGTGCCATCCCGCGATGCCCGCACCCCCGGCCACGGCGGCCAGCAGGCCCTTTTCCTGCGGTTCCGTCAGGACGCCCATG
Encoded here:
- a CDS encoding ThuA domain-containing protein; protein product: MKFAVLVWGGWEGHEPRKCVERFLPFLRGEGVETLVSDSLEVFADPETMRKADLVVPCWTMGVLTEPQEKGLLAAVAGGAGIAGWHGGMGDAFRNSTDYQFMTGGQFVAHPGGILDYTVRVTRPDDPVMAGIPDFTMRSECYYMHTDPSNEVLADTVLTGEHAPWTAGCVMPVVWKRRYGAGRVFYSALGHVAADFDTPECFEIMKRGMLWAAR